A part of Microbacterium terregens genomic DNA contains:
- a CDS encoding primosomal protein, translated as MTDDDPTRRSREGEPPQRRRDAADAPRSDTGDRAARAAGAGDKKPYVKRDGDKKPYVKRDGDKKPYPARDGERKSYPPRDGERKPFVKRDGDRPSYPKRDGDKKPYPARDGERKSYPPRDGERKPFVKRDGDRPSYPKRDGDKKPYPARDGERKSYPPRDGERKPFTPRDGSSRPPRAGAGRDERREDRQSRPEELRAVRSTFEEPIVPDEVVANDLNAAARNQLKTLSKENAEAVARHLAMAAEVIDADPQLAHQHAIAATRRAGRIGVVRETAAITAYAIGDYALALRELRTYRRISGSDDQIALMVDSERGVGRPDRALEVGRAVDRNSLAQSVRVELAIAMSGARLDLGETERALQELDIPELDPDRAFEWSPALFAARATVLEELGRDDEAIEWHRRADVAEAALNAANGSDDLEVLIVEEIIEDHSYAEDESVEDESVEDESAEDESVVVTAHEEAVDSESQG; from the coding sequence ATGACAGACGACGATCCGACCCGACGCTCGCGCGAGGGCGAACCCCCGCAGCGCCGGCGTGATGCCGCAGACGCTCCGCGTTCCGACACGGGCGACCGTGCCGCACGTGCTGCGGGCGCGGGCGACAAGAAGCCGTACGTGAAGCGCGACGGCGACAAGAAGCCGTACGTGAAGCGGGACGGCGACAAGAAGCCCTACCCTGCTCGTGATGGTGAGCGGAAGTCTTATCCGCCGCGTGATGGTGAGCGGAAGCCGTTCGTCAAGCGCGACGGCGACCGGCCTTCCTACCCGAAGCGCGACGGCGACAAGAAGCCGTACCCTGCTCGTGATGGTGAGCGGAAGTCTTATCCGCCGCGTGATGGTGAGCGGAAGCCGTTCGTCAAGCGCGACGGCGACCGGCCTTCCTACCCCAAGCGCGACGGCGACAAGAAGCCGTACCCTGCTCGTGATGGTGAGCGGAAGTCTTATCCGCCGCGTGATGGTGAGCGGAAGCCGTTCACTCCCCGCGATGGCAGTAGTCGCCCTCCGCGCGCCGGCGCCGGGCGGGACGAGCGGCGAGAGGATCGTCAGTCAAGACCTGAGGAACTCCGAGCGGTCCGCTCCACGTTCGAAGAGCCGATCGTGCCTGATGAGGTCGTGGCAAACGATCTGAACGCCGCGGCGCGCAATCAGCTGAAGACGTTGAGCAAGGAGAACGCCGAGGCCGTGGCCCGCCACCTCGCGATGGCGGCCGAGGTGATCGATGCCGATCCGCAGCTGGCGCATCAGCACGCCATCGCCGCGACGCGGCGTGCGGGTCGCATCGGGGTGGTCCGAGAGACTGCCGCGATCACGGCCTATGCGATCGGTGACTATGCGCTCGCACTGCGGGAACTGCGCACCTACCGCCGCATATCAGGCAGTGACGATCAGATTGCGCTGATGGTCGACAGCGAGCGCGGTGTCGGACGACCGGATCGCGCGCTTGAAGTCGGGCGGGCCGTCGACCGGAACTCGCTCGCTCAGTCCGTGCGGGTCGAGCTCGCGATTGCGATGTCGGGTGCGCGTCTGGACCTCGGCGAGACCGAGCGCGCACTCCAGGAGCTGGATATCCCTGAGTTGGATCCGGATCGCGCGTTCGAGTGGAGCCCCGCGCTGTTCGCAGCCCGGGCGACCGTTCTGGAAGAACTGGGTCGTGACGACGAAGCGATCGAGTGGCATCGACGAGCGGACGTGGCCGAAGCGGCGCTCAACGCGGCAAACGGATCCGACGACCTCGAGGTGCTCATCGTCGAGGAGATCATCGAGGACCACTCATACGCTGAGGATGAGTCTGTTGAGGATGAGTCTGTTGAGGATGAGTCTGCTGAGGATGAGTCTGTTGTCGTGACCGCCCACGAGGAGGCCGTCGACTCCGAGAGCCAGGGCTGA
- a CDS encoding HAD-IIA family hydrolase: MALFTRRAVERTPLDGVDVVLADLDGVVYAGDGALPHAVDSLNLSRAGRRLGYITNNASRTDASVADHLNELGLATAPSDVVTSPQAAVRLLTDLVTPGSTVLVVGGDGLVDELHKAGFVVTRSSADGPAAVVQGFAPEVGWTQLAEAAYALARPEEEGGIPWIATNTDWTIPQARGIAPGNGTLVSAVHTAVGRLATVAGKPEVPIFDEAVARFGARHPLFLGDRLDTDILGANRAGMPSALVLTGIDRPKHLLAAPAGSQPTYILRDLRQLHVPYPEATVRDGVVTVRGARVCVDGADVRILAEGDDPVDLLRAGAKAIWDTGRAIYGFRVPERLYADPFHRP, translated from the coding sequence ATGGCGCTGTTCACGCGTCGCGCGGTCGAGCGCACTCCGCTCGACGGCGTCGACGTCGTCCTCGCCGATCTGGACGGAGTGGTCTACGCCGGTGACGGTGCCCTGCCGCATGCGGTCGACAGCCTGAACCTCAGTCGTGCCGGCCGCCGCCTCGGCTACATCACCAACAACGCGTCGCGCACGGACGCGTCCGTCGCCGACCACCTTAATGAGTTGGGCCTGGCCACAGCTCCCTCAGATGTGGTCACCAGCCCGCAGGCGGCTGTGCGTCTTCTTACCGACCTGGTGACGCCCGGCTCGACCGTGCTCGTCGTCGGCGGCGATGGACTCGTCGACGAACTCCACAAGGCCGGCTTCGTGGTCACCCGCAGCTCGGCCGACGGTCCCGCCGCGGTGGTGCAGGGGTTTGCGCCGGAGGTCGGCTGGACGCAGCTCGCTGAGGCCGCCTACGCCCTTGCTCGGCCTGAAGAGGAGGGCGGTATCCCGTGGATCGCCACCAACACGGACTGGACGATCCCGCAAGCACGTGGAATCGCGCCGGGCAACGGCACTCTGGTGTCCGCCGTGCATACGGCCGTGGGCCGACTGGCGACCGTCGCCGGCAAGCCGGAAGTGCCGATCTTCGATGAGGCGGTCGCCCGCTTCGGAGCGCGGCATCCGCTCTTTCTCGGAGACCGGCTGGACACCGACATCCTCGGCGCGAACCGAGCCGGTATGCCCTCCGCTCTGGTGCTCACCGGCATCGACCGCCCCAAGCACCTCTTGGCGGCTCCCGCCGGTTCGCAGCCGACCTACATCCTGCGCGATCTGAGACAGCTGCACGTGCCCTACCCTGAAGCCACCGTCCGCGACGGCGTCGTCACGGTCCGCGGAGCCCGGGTGTGCGTGGATGGCGCCGATGTACGCATCCTCGCCGAGGGCGACGATCCCGTCGATCTGCTGCGCGCCGGCGCGAAGGCGATCTGGGACACCGGCCGGGCCATCTACGGGTTCCGGGTGCCCGAGCGGCTCTACGCGGATCCCTTCCATCGCCCGTGA
- a CDS encoding TlyA family RNA methyltransferase, with protein sequence MSTRLDAALPARGLARSRTHAAGLIADGLVSVDGRPVVKASTKVADDARIDVAATDHYVSRAAHKLIAALDAFDFPVEGRLALDMGASTGGFTQVLRERGADPVIAVDVGHGQLAASVGADPGVIAIEGFNVRYMTAEALAEQSGISERPQIVTGDLSFISLNHVLPAAKAVASPTADLVLLVKPQFEVGRTAVKGGLVTDAASRADAVAGVLWSAWDVGLGTCGVIASPIAGTHGNVEYIAYFRSVGDGSDPRMNPTEWLSTVNRLTGSP encoded by the coding sequence ATGAGCACGCGTCTTGACGCGGCTCTGCCGGCACGGGGACTCGCGCGGTCGCGCACCCATGCGGCCGGCCTCATCGCCGACGGACTGGTCAGCGTCGACGGCCGCCCCGTGGTGAAGGCGTCCACGAAGGTCGCCGACGACGCGCGCATCGACGTCGCGGCGACCGACCATTACGTGAGCCGGGCGGCGCACAAGCTGATCGCCGCGCTGGATGCGTTCGACTTTCCGGTCGAGGGGCGGCTCGCGCTCGATATGGGCGCATCGACCGGCGGGTTCACCCAGGTGCTTCGAGAGCGGGGCGCGGATCCGGTGATCGCCGTCGATGTCGGCCACGGTCAACTTGCAGCATCCGTCGGCGCCGATCCGGGCGTGATCGCGATCGAAGGATTCAACGTCCGCTACATGACAGCCGAGGCCCTCGCTGAACAGAGCGGCATTTCCGAGCGACCGCAGATCGTGACCGGGGACTTGTCCTTCATCTCCCTCAACCACGTTCTGCCTGCCGCAAAGGCCGTCGCCTCGCCGACGGCGGATCTGGTGCTTCTGGTCAAGCCGCAGTTCGAGGTCGGTCGTACCGCCGTGAAGGGCGGATTGGTGACGGATGCCGCGTCTCGCGCCGATGCCGTGGCCGGCGTGCTCTGGTCGGCGTGGGACGTCGGTCTGGGCACCTGCGGCGTCATCGCCTCACCGATCGCGGGCACGCACGGCAACGTCGAGTACATCGCGTATTTCCGATCCGTGGGCGACGGCTCGGACCCCAGGATGAATCCGACAGAATGGTTGAGCACCGTGAACCGACTGACGGGGAGTCCATGA
- a CDS encoding NAD kinase encodes MNEAERSILVVVHARRDDTVAAAARVVSALREAGARPVLSIDDREELGDSLALLGDVATLEVDVPVEDIELAIVLGGDGSILRAAELVREGTAPVLGINMGHVGFLAEIERDDMDYAVRRAIERDYAVEERLALQVRVKNASDEVIFDTWALNEATVEKASRERMLEVVIEIDGRPLSSFGCDGVVVSTPTGSTAYNFSAGGPVIWPTVQAIAVVPLSAHALFAKPLVVGPEHTVAIEVLERTNGTGVLWCDGRRSHDLPPGARVVVRRSDRPVRLARLHPAAFTDRLVRKFRLPVEGWRGPAPSNGVNGQAP; translated from the coding sequence ATGAACGAGGCTGAACGCAGCATCCTGGTCGTGGTGCACGCGCGCCGCGACGACACGGTCGCCGCAGCCGCCCGCGTGGTCTCCGCGCTGCGCGAGGCCGGCGCCCGACCTGTGCTGTCGATCGACGATCGCGAAGAGCTCGGCGATTCCCTCGCGCTGCTCGGGGATGTCGCGACGCTCGAGGTCGATGTGCCGGTCGAGGATATCGAGCTGGCGATCGTCCTCGGCGGCGACGGGTCGATCCTGCGTGCAGCGGAGCTCGTTCGAGAGGGCACCGCGCCGGTCCTCGGAATCAACATGGGCCACGTCGGCTTCCTCGCAGAAATCGAGCGCGACGACATGGACTATGCGGTGCGCCGGGCGATCGAGCGCGACTACGCCGTCGAGGAACGCCTGGCTCTGCAGGTGCGGGTGAAGAACGCCTCCGACGAAGTGATCTTCGACACGTGGGCACTGAACGAGGCCACTGTCGAAAAGGCCAGCCGCGAACGGATGCTCGAAGTCGTCATCGAGATCGACGGCAGGCCGCTGTCGTCGTTCGGGTGCGACGGGGTGGTCGTGTCGACGCCCACGGGGTCCACCGCATACAACTTCTCCGCCGGAGGACCGGTGATCTGGCCGACCGTCCAGGCGATCGCGGTCGTGCCGCTGTCCGCGCACGCGCTGTTCGCCAAGCCGCTGGTCGTCGGCCCCGAGCACACTGTGGCGATCGAGGTGCTCGAGCGAACGAATGGGACCGGCGTGCTGTGGTGCGACGGACGGCGTTCGCATGATCTGCCACCGGGTGCTCGTGTGGTCGTTCGTCGTTCGGACCGTCCGGTGCGCCTCGCGCGTCTGCACCCGGCCGCGTTCACCGACCGGCTCGTCCGCAAGTTCCGCCTCCCCGTCGAAGGCTGGCGCGGACCCGCGCCCTCCAACGGCGTGAACGGCCAGGCTCCGTGA
- the recN gene encoding DNA repair protein RecN — MIEEMRLRDLGVIAEATLPIGSGFTAITGETGAGKTMVVTGLGLLLGQRADSGAVRAGAAQASVDGTWIVPEHGPVADRVHEAGGDVEPIGSGLAELLVGRSLSSEGRSRATVGGRAAPATVLADLADHLVVVHGQSDQLRLRTAAAQRDALDRFGGAPVEDALRAYRTAYERLRELARELTMLTDDRDARMLEAQALRVALAEIEQAEPRSGEDAELALRAERLANAEELRAAAATAHEMLSGEGDTPDVGVLLAESRRALERGHDPALDGLAAQVADLGYRAADLAHAIAGYLADLDETGPHELAAVEERRAVLGGLIRAHGSLDAAIALLESGSARLAELDDDGARIERLTRERDAAASALDEYAAALTAARSEAAVRLGDAVTDELHALAMPDAHVVVAVTPGTESATGRDDVAILLAPHVGAEPRPVAKSASGGELSRVMLAIEVVIASVDPVPTFVFDEVDAGIGGAAAIEVGRRLARLARSSQVIAVTHLAQVAAFANNHLSVVKANDGSVTASDVRRLDGADREAEMARLLSGMPDSNAALSHARELLTLATRAA; from the coding sequence GTGATCGAGGAGATGCGCCTGCGCGACCTCGGCGTCATCGCGGAGGCCACGCTGCCCATCGGGTCCGGCTTCACGGCGATCACCGGCGAGACCGGCGCCGGCAAGACGATGGTCGTCACCGGGCTGGGGCTGCTGCTCGGTCAACGCGCCGACTCCGGTGCGGTACGGGCCGGCGCCGCGCAGGCGTCGGTGGACGGCACCTGGATCGTGCCGGAGCACGGACCCGTCGCCGATCGCGTCCACGAGGCGGGCGGCGATGTCGAGCCGATCGGCAGTGGCCTGGCCGAGCTCCTCGTCGGACGCTCTCTGTCGAGCGAAGGACGCAGCCGCGCCACGGTCGGCGGTCGCGCCGCACCCGCCACCGTGCTGGCCGACCTCGCCGACCACCTCGTCGTCGTGCACGGGCAATCCGACCAGCTGCGCCTCCGCACCGCCGCAGCCCAGCGGGACGCGCTCGACCGCTTCGGCGGCGCGCCGGTGGAGGACGCGCTCCGGGCGTACCGCACCGCGTACGAGCGCCTCCGCGAGCTCGCCCGCGAACTGACGATGCTCACCGACGATCGCGACGCCCGCATGCTCGAGGCGCAGGCACTGCGCGTCGCGCTTGCCGAGATCGAGCAGGCCGAACCGCGGTCCGGCGAAGACGCCGAACTCGCCCTGCGCGCCGAGCGGCTCGCCAACGCCGAGGAGCTGCGCGCCGCGGCGGCCACCGCACACGAGATGCTCTCCGGTGAGGGGGACACCCCCGACGTGGGCGTGCTGCTGGCCGAGTCGCGGCGCGCGCTCGAGCGTGGACATGACCCGGCACTGGACGGCCTCGCTGCGCAGGTAGCCGACCTCGGATATCGCGCCGCCGACCTCGCGCACGCGATCGCCGGCTACCTGGCCGACCTGGACGAGACCGGGCCGCACGAGCTCGCAGCGGTCGAGGAGCGCCGCGCGGTGCTCGGGGGTCTGATTCGCGCGCACGGATCACTCGATGCGGCGATCGCGCTTCTGGAGTCCGGATCCGCCCGCCTCGCGGAACTCGACGACGACGGCGCGAGGATCGAGCGGCTGACCAGGGAACGGGATGCCGCGGCATCCGCCCTCGACGAATACGCCGCCGCACTCACCGCCGCCCGCAGCGAGGCCGCCGTCCGCCTCGGCGACGCGGTCACCGACGAACTGCACGCCCTGGCCATGCCCGACGCGCACGTGGTCGTCGCGGTCACGCCCGGCACCGAGTCCGCGACCGGACGGGACGACGTCGCCATTCTTCTCGCGCCGCACGTCGGCGCCGAGCCGCGCCCGGTCGCCAAAAGCGCCTCGGGCGGTGAGCTCAGCCGCGTCATGCTGGCCATCGAGGTCGTGATCGCATCCGTCGATCCGGTGCCGACGTTCGTCTTCGACGAGGTGGATGCCGGGATCGGCGGTGCCGCCGCGATCGAGGTCGGCCGTCGCCTCGCTCGCCTGGCCCGATCGTCGCAGGTCATCGCCGTCACCCACCTCGCGCAAGTCGCCGCGTTCGCGAACAATCACCTCTCGGTGGTCAAAGCCAACGACGGTTCGGTGACCGCGTCCGACGTGCGCCGTCTCGACGGAGCGGACCGCGAAGCCGAGATGGCGCGGCTGTTGTCGGGGATGCCTGACTCGAACGCCGCCCTCAGCCACGCCCGCGAGCTGCTCACGCTCGCGACCAGGGCCGCATGA
- a CDS encoding CTP synthase: MADTHTADTFNGSLSSNGTTRHIFVTGGVVSSLGKGLTAASLGNLLTARGLRVVMQKLDPYLNVDPGTMNPFQHGEVFVTDDGAETDLDIGHYERFLDINLSQAANVTTGQIYSEVIARERRGEYLGDTVQVIPHITDEIKRRMRLQAGETPKPDVIITEIGGTVGDIESQPFIESARQIRHELGRSNVFFVHVSLVPYMNASGEQKTKPTQHSVATLRSIGIQPDALVLRSDRPVTESNKRKIALMCDVDEAAVVNAVDVPSIYDIPTMLHDQRLDEYIVRALGLEQAADVDWSRWERVLQAVHNPKHEVTIGLVGKYIDLPDAYLSVTEALKAGGFAHETHVSITWIPSDLCETPEGAAKALGELDGIIVPGGFGIRGIEGKLGALKFAREQGIPTLGLCLGLQCMVIEFARNVAGIEDASSTEFDPDTSNPVVATMAEQVDIIAGGDLGGTMRLGMYPAELAEGSLAREVYGASRVEERHRHRYEVNNAYRDTLSSAGLFFSGLSPDRNLVEYVELPREVHPYYIATQAHPELRSRPTDPHPLFRGLVGAALERHRASELFDVENG, encoded by the coding sequence GTGGCGGATACTCATACGGCGGATACTTTCAACGGCTCTCTTTCTTCGAACGGCACCACCAGGCACATTTTCGTGACCGGCGGTGTCGTTTCCTCGTTGGGCAAGGGGCTGACCGCCGCCAGCCTGGGGAATCTGCTCACCGCGCGTGGACTTCGCGTGGTCATGCAGAAGCTCGACCCCTACCTCAACGTCGACCCGGGGACGATGAATCCGTTCCAGCACGGCGAGGTGTTCGTCACCGATGACGGTGCCGAGACGGATCTCGACATCGGGCACTACGAGCGATTCCTCGACATCAATCTGAGCCAGGCGGCCAACGTCACCACGGGTCAGATCTACTCGGAGGTCATCGCGCGCGAGCGTCGCGGGGAGTACCTCGGTGACACCGTGCAGGTCATCCCGCACATCACGGACGAGATCAAACGGCGGATGCGGCTGCAGGCCGGCGAGACACCGAAGCCCGACGTCATCATCACCGAGATCGGCGGCACCGTCGGTGACATCGAGTCGCAGCCCTTCATCGAGTCGGCACGTCAGATCCGTCACGAACTGGGCAGGTCGAACGTCTTCTTCGTGCACGTGTCCCTCGTGCCCTACATGAACGCCTCCGGTGAGCAGAAGACCAAGCCGACCCAGCACTCGGTCGCAACTCTCCGTTCGATCGGCATCCAGCCGGACGCGCTCGTGCTGCGCAGCGACCGGCCCGTCACGGAGTCGAACAAGCGCAAGATCGCGCTCATGTGCGACGTCGACGAGGCCGCAGTCGTCAACGCGGTGGACGTGCCGAGCATCTACGACATCCCCACGATGCTGCACGACCAGCGCCTCGACGAGTACATCGTCCGCGCGCTCGGCCTTGAGCAGGCGGCCGATGTCGACTGGTCGCGGTGGGAACGAGTGCTGCAGGCGGTCCACAACCCGAAGCACGAAGTCACGATCGGACTGGTCGGAAAGTACATCGACCTGCCGGATGCCTATCTCTCCGTCACCGAAGCGCTGAAAGCGGGCGGATTCGCGCACGAGACGCACGTCAGCATCACCTGGATCCCCTCCGACCTGTGCGAGACACCGGAGGGAGCAGCAAAGGCCCTCGGCGAACTCGACGGGATCATCGTCCCGGGAGGTTTCGGCATCCGCGGGATCGAAGGCAAGCTCGGCGCGTTGAAGTTCGCACGCGAGCAGGGTATCCCCACCCTCGGCCTGTGTCTGGGGCTCCAGTGCATGGTCATCGAGTTCGCGCGCAACGTCGCCGGCATCGAGGACGCGTCCTCGACCGAGTTCGACCCCGACACGTCCAACCCCGTCGTCGCCACCATGGCCGAACAGGTCGACATCATCGCCGGGGGAGACCTGGGCGGCACCATGCGCCTGGGCATGTACCCGGCCGAGCTCGCTGAGGGATCGCTCGCGCGGGAGGTCTACGGCGCGTCACGCGTGGAAGAGCGTCACCGGCACCGCTACGAAGTGAACAACGCCTACCGGGACACGCTCTCCAGCGCGGGGCTGTTCTTCTCCGGTCTGTCACCAGACCGCAACCTCGTCGAGTACGTCGAGCTGCCGCGCGAAGTGCACCCGTACTACATCGCCACCCAGGCGCACCCCGAACTGCGCTCGCGTCCCACTGACCCGCACCCGCTGTTCCGCGGCCTCGTCGGCGCGGCGCTCGAGCGACACCGCGCCAGCGAACTGTTCGACGTCGAGAATGGCTGA
- a CDS encoding NUDIX hydrolase: MAELTAAGAELHDEPVDAEILDSTLVYEGSVWDVRSDTVRYGDGEMVRQYVDHPGAAAIVAIDDDQRVLLIQQYRHPIRRRDWEIPAGLLDVAGESPLQSAQRELIEEADLTAAEWEPLLSVYTTPGGNDEVVHVFLARGLSPVGTAHAREAEEADIRVEWIPLSDAVTGVLEGRLRNGILAVGVLAAAEAIRRGPGAAGK; this comes from the coding sequence ATGGCTGAGCTCACTGCGGCGGGGGCGGAGCTGCACGACGAGCCCGTCGACGCCGAGATCCTCGACAGCACGCTGGTCTACGAAGGCAGCGTCTGGGACGTGCGCAGCGACACCGTCCGCTACGGCGACGGCGAGATGGTGCGTCAATATGTCGATCACCCGGGTGCCGCGGCGATCGTGGCCATCGACGATGACCAGCGTGTGCTGCTGATCCAGCAGTACCGGCATCCCATCCGCCGTCGGGACTGGGAGATCCCGGCCGGACTCCTGGACGTCGCCGGGGAATCCCCGTTGCAGAGCGCGCAGCGCGAGCTGATCGAGGAGGCCGACCTCACCGCGGCCGAGTGGGAACCGCTGCTGAGCGTGTACACCACACCGGGGGGCAACGACGAGGTCGTGCACGTCTTCCTGGCTCGCGGACTGTCGCCGGTCGGCACCGCGCACGCCCGTGAGGCCGAAGAGGCCGACATCCGCGTCGAGTGGATACCGCTGTCGGATGCCGTCACCGGAGTGCTCGAAGGGCGCCTGCGCAACGGCATCCTCGCGGTCGGCGTCCTCGCCGCGGCCGAGGCGATCCGGCGCGGCCCCGGAGCCGCGGGGAAGTGA
- the xerD gene encoding site-specific tyrosine recombinase XerD, protein MQLERAVDAYLRHVSIERGLSAHTVSAYRRDLTGYLEWLTERGISDSNEVTSALVAEFAGERASAEPPPAASSLARLQSSVRGFHRFLAREGIEADDPTGRLRPPKAARRLPKALTVDQVERLLDASGPEADPSGDAVPAAESGELIGLRDRALLELLYATGARVSEVVQLDVDDMAQGDVVRVRGKGSKERIIPVGSYARAALEAYLTRSRPELSRRGRATPRLFLGARGAPLSRQSAWLVIQHAAERAQLSAHVSPHTLRHSFATHLLQGGADVRVVQELLGHASVATTQIYTHVSVDALRDVYATSHPRAR, encoded by the coding sequence GTGCAGCTCGAACGAGCGGTGGACGCGTATCTGCGGCACGTCTCGATCGAGCGCGGGCTTTCCGCCCACACGGTTTCCGCCTACCGGCGGGACCTCACCGGATACCTGGAATGGCTCACGGAGCGCGGCATCTCCGACTCGAACGAGGTGACCAGCGCGCTCGTGGCCGAGTTCGCGGGGGAGCGGGCCTCCGCTGAACCCCCGCCGGCAGCATCCAGCCTTGCCCGTCTGCAGTCCTCGGTGCGGGGGTTTCATCGATTCCTCGCGCGGGAGGGCATCGAGGCCGACGACCCGACGGGGCGTCTGCGGCCGCCGAAGGCGGCGCGTCGGCTGCCGAAGGCGCTCACGGTCGACCAGGTGGAGCGGCTGCTGGACGCATCGGGGCCCGAAGCGGACCCGTCCGGCGACGCCGTGCCGGCGGCCGAGAGCGGCGAACTCATCGGCCTGCGGGACCGCGCCCTGCTCGAGCTGCTGTACGCCACCGGAGCACGCGTGTCCGAGGTCGTGCAGCTCGATGTGGACGACATGGCCCAGGGCGATGTCGTGCGGGTGCGCGGCAAGGGGTCCAAGGAGCGGATCATCCCGGTCGGCTCCTACGCCCGGGCGGCGCTGGAGGCCTATCTCACCCGCTCTCGGCCCGAACTCTCCCGGCGCGGACGGGCCACTCCGCGCCTGTTCCTCGGCGCGCGCGGCGCACCTCTTTCGCGCCAGAGCGCGTGGCTGGTCATCCAACACGCCGCGGAACGCGCACAGCTGAGCGCGCATGTGTCCCCGCATACGCTCCGTCACTCGTTCGCGACCCACCTGCTGCAGGGCGGCGCCGACGTGCGGGTCGTGCAGGAGCTGCTCGGCCACGCGTCGGTGGCCACCACGCAGATCTACACGCACGTCTCGGTCGACGCGCTCCGCGACGTGTACGCGACGTCGCATCCGCGGGCGCGCTGA
- a CDS encoding ParA family protein encodes MGPTGRPYHGFPTPPKLPSHGPARIIALCNQKGGVGKTTTTINLAAALAQYGRKVLAVDFDPQGALSAGLGIQTHDVPTIYDLLLDTKRDPREVIIPTAVEGLDILPANIDLSAAEVHLVNEVARETILARVLRKVTADYDVILIDCQPSLGLLTVNALTASHGVVIPLECEFFALRGVALLIETIDKVRDRLNPTIELDGVLATMYDPRTLHSREVLERVVEAFGDDVLETVIGRTVKFPDASVSGMPITDFAPEHAAAQAYLRLARELVARGAVA; translated from the coding sequence ATGGGTCCGACGGGTCGCCCGTACCACGGCTTCCCGACCCCGCCGAAGCTACCCAGTCACGGTCCGGCTCGGATCATCGCCCTCTGCAACCAGAAGGGCGGCGTCGGCAAGACCACGACGACGATCAATCTGGCCGCCGCGCTGGCGCAGTACGGCCGCAAGGTGCTCGCCGTGGACTTCGATCCGCAGGGTGCCCTGTCGGCAGGTCTCGGCATCCAGACTCATGACGTGCCGACCATCTACGATCTGCTGCTGGACACCAAGCGCGATCCGCGCGAAGTCATCATTCCGACGGCGGTCGAGGGGCTGGACATCCTGCCCGCGAACATCGACCTCTCCGCGGCCGAAGTGCATCTGGTCAACGAGGTCGCCCGCGAGACGATCCTCGCCCGTGTCCTGCGCAAGGTCACCGCCGACTATGACGTCATCCTGATCGACTGCCAGCCGTCGCTCGGGCTGCTCACCGTCAACGCGCTCACCGCGAGCCACGGCGTCGTCATCCCGCTGGAGTGCGAATTCTTCGCCCTGCGCGGCGTCGCTCTGCTGATCGAGACGATCGACAAGGTGCGCGACCGACTCAACCCGACCATCGAACTGGACGGCGTGCTGGCCACGATGTACGACCCGCGCACGCTGCACTCGCGCGAAGTCCTGGAACGCGTCGTCGAAGCATTCGGAGACGACGTGCTGGAGACCGTCATCGGCCGCACGGTGAAATTCCCGGATGCCTCCGTCTCAGGCATGCCCATCACCGACTTCGCGCCCGAGCACGCGGCGGCGCAGGCGTACCTGCGGCTGGCGCGAGAGCTGGTCGCGCGTGGTGCCGTCGCCTGA